The following proteins are encoded in a genomic region of Deltaproteobacteria bacterium:
- a CDS encoding pilus assembly protein: MIKKLLKDKRGVAVVEMAIVLPLLLLFVGGVIDFGFGFWYKQTLTWASRVGAREAAVQVLAWDGNTAGAIKAKVVEAVKDGCGKDISADNVTI, translated from the coding sequence ATGATAAAAAAGCTATTGAAAGATAAACGGGGCGTCGCCGTGGTGGAAATGGCCATCGTCCTGCCCCTGTTGCTCTTATTTGTGGGCGGGGTGATCGATTTCGGCTTTGGCTTCTGGTACAAACAGACTTTAACCTGGGCCTCCCGGGTCGGGGCCCGCGAGGCTGCGGTGCAAGTCCTGGCCTGGGATGGCAATACTGCGGGTGCCATCAAGGCCAAGGTCGTTGAAGCCGTTAAAGACGGGTGTGGGAAGGATATTAGTGCCGATAATGTGACCATTG